The sequence GCACGCGGTCGAAAACAGTTCTGACAAAGGCTGGATTGTCGATGGCAAGTTGCATATTGATCCGAAGCGTGAAGAATTCCTTGATCTCTCCAAGAAGCTGAAAGACAATGGCTACTACAACGATACGACAGATTGGCAAGAAGCCTGGTTCGCCGATATGAACGGCACTGGCGCAAAACCTGTCTTCGGTTTCTTCGGTCCTGCTTGGCTCATTAACTATACGTTTAAGGACCATGCAAAGGATACATCCGGTGACTGGGCAGTTACTGAGCCGCCAACAGGCTTCTTCTGGGGAGGCACCTGGTTGCTCGCTAACAAAGACGTAACCAAGGACGATGCCAAGAAACAAGCTGTTGCAGACTTCATCAAGTGGGTAACGCTCGATACTTCTGAAACCGGACTCCAGTACAACTGGGCTAACGGAACGATGAAAGATGGCGAGCAAGGTACGAAGGACAGCGTTGCTTCCTCCGTTGTTATGGATAAATCTAATGGCGAAATAGCAATGCTTGGCGGACAGAACATGTTCGACATCTTTGTTCCGGCTAACGCCAACGCTTCCGGCAACAACTTGACCGCATTCGACGAAACGATCAACAAGCTCTGGCGTGATCAAGTACGCGAATATACTGCAGGCAACAAGGACCGTGCTAAAGCGATCGAAACTTTCAAACAGCAAGTCAAAGATCAACTTAATATCGATAGCGAATAAAAAGCAATCGAAGGGGCGGGGGAGTCATCCCGCCCCTTCATATCAACTAAAGAGGTGAGAGCATGCGCCGCAAAGGTGTGAACTACTCTAAATTCGGCTATATTTTTACATTTCCGTTTGTTTTGGCATTTCTGATTTTCTCGTTATATCCTATTTTG comes from Paenibacillus sp. 19GGS1-52 and encodes:
- a CDS encoding carbohydrate ABC transporter substrate-binding protein — encoded protein: MKSMKRVLAGVSTLVLMSSALAACGGNSNSSNANATTAPAATTAAEATTAPAAGTGEKVTINLYSFTDEIPNMTKKYMEVHPEANVEFKTTIVATTDGAYQPALDQALAAGGKDAPDIYAAEGAFVLKYTQGDASTFAANYADLGLTDQMVKDAGIAQYSVDIGSKDGQLKGLGYQATGGAFIYRRSLAKEVFGTDDPAAIKTEIGPGWDKFFSAAEKLKAKGYAAVSGDGDVWHAVENSSDKGWIVDGKLHIDPKREEFLDLSKKLKDNGYYNDTTDWQEAWFADMNGTGAKPVFGFFGPAWLINYTFKDHAKDTSGDWAVTEPPTGFFWGGTWLLANKDVTKDDAKKQAVADFIKWVTLDTSETGLQYNWANGTMKDGEQGTKDSVASSVVMDKSNGEIAMLGGQNMFDIFVPANANASGNNLTAFDETINKLWRDQVREYTAGNKDRAKAIETFKQQVKDQLNIDSE